In Bacillus cytotoxicus NVH 391-98, the following are encoded in one genomic region:
- the murA gene encoding UDP-N-acetylglucosamine 1-carboxyvinyltransferase — protein MEKLLIEGGRPLNGSIRVSGAKNSAVALIPATILADTPVTIGGVPNISDVKMLGDLLEEIGGTVTYGQEEEMIVDPSQMVAMPLPNGKVKKLRASYYLMGAMLGRFKKAVIGLPGGCHLGPRPIDQHIKGFEALGAHVTNEQGAIYLRADELCGARIYLDVVSVGATINIMLAAVRAKGRTIIENAAKEPEIIDVATLLTSMGARIKGAGTDVIRIDGVESLHGCHHTIIPDRIEAGTYMILGAASGGEVTVDNVIPQHLESVTAKLREAGVQVETHDDQIKVNGNRKLKTVDIKTLVYPGFPTDLQQPFTTLLTKAYGTGVVTDTIYGARFKHIDELRRMNAKIKVEGRSAIVTGPVSLQGAKVKASDLRAGAALIIAGLMADGITEVTGLEHIDRGYENIVDKLKGLGANIWREQMTQQEIEEMKNA, from the coding sequence ATGGAAAAGTTGCTGATTGAAGGTGGAAGACCTTTAAATGGATCAATTCGCGTGAGCGGTGCAAAGAACAGTGCTGTCGCTCTAATTCCAGCGACAATTTTGGCTGATACTCCAGTAACCATTGGTGGTGTGCCTAATATCTCAGATGTAAAAATGTTAGGGGACTTATTAGAGGAAATTGGAGGAACTGTAACGTATGGGCAAGAGGAAGAGATGATTGTTGATCCTTCCCAAATGGTTGCCATGCCTTTGCCAAATGGAAAAGTAAAAAAATTGCGTGCTTCATACTATTTGATGGGCGCTATGCTTGGCCGTTTCAAAAAAGCTGTAATTGGGCTTCCTGGTGGATGTCACTTAGGGCCAAGACCAATTGATCAGCACATTAAAGGGTTTGAAGCGTTAGGTGCACACGTAACAAATGAACAAGGTGCTATCTATTTAAGAGCGGATGAGCTGTGTGGGGCGCGAATTTATTTAGATGTAGTAAGCGTCGGAGCAACCATTAATATTATGCTAGCAGCTGTAAGGGCAAAAGGTAGAACGATAATTGAAAATGCAGCAAAAGAACCGGAAATTATTGATGTAGCTACTTTATTGACAAGTATGGGCGCTCGAATTAAAGGCGCTGGTACAGATGTCATTCGTATCGATGGCGTAGAGTCTCTGCATGGATGTCACCATACGATTATTCCTGATCGCATTGAAGCTGGGACATATATGATTTTAGGTGCTGCTTCTGGTGGCGAAGTAACGGTTGATAATGTGATTCCGCAGCATTTAGAATCTGTTACGGCAAAGCTGAGGGAAGCTGGTGTACAAGTTGAAACGCATGATGATCAAATTAAAGTAAATGGAAATCGCAAATTAAAAACAGTGGATATAAAGACATTAGTATATCCAGGGTTTCCAACAGATTTGCAACAACCTTTTACAACGCTTTTAACGAAAGCATATGGTACAGGTGTTGTAACAGATACAATTTACGGAGCACGCTTTAAACATATTGATGAGCTGCGCCGAATGAATGCGAAAATTAAGGTAGAAGGTCGTTCTGCGATTGTAACAGGACCTGTATCACTGCAAGGTGCAAAAGTGAAAGCAAGTGACTTACGGGCAGGAGCAGCACTTATTATTGCTGGTTTAATGGCAGATGGAATTACAGAAGTAACAGGACTTGAACATATAGACCGGGGTTATGAAAATATAGTAGACAAGCTTAAGGGGCTTGGTGCGAACATTTGGCGAGAACAAATGACGCAGCAAGAAATTGAAGAAATGAAGAATGCATAA
- the pyrG gene encoding CTP synthase, with protein MTKYIFVTGGVVSSLGKGITAASLGRLLKNRGLNVTIQKFDPYINVDPGTMSPYQHGEVFVTDDGAETDLDLGHYERFIDINLNKYSNVTTGKIYSSVLQKERRGEYLGGTVQVIPHITNEIKERVFRAGRETNADVVITEIGGTVGDIESLPFLEAIRQIKSDIGRDNVMYIHCTLIPYLKAAGEMKTKPTQHSVKELRSLGIQPNIIVVRTEMPVSQDMKDKLALFCDIDPKAVIEAADADTLYAVPLSLQEQNMDQIVCDHLKLDNAPADMTEWKALVDKVRNLSKKTRIALVGKYVELQDAYISVVEALRHAGYTFDTDVEVKWVNAEHVTAENVKELVGDTDGILVPGGFGDRGVEGKIVAIQYARENKVPFLGICLGMQLASIEFARNVLGLEGANSSEINPDTPYAIIDLLPEQKDVEDLGGTLRLGLYPCKLTPETNAYRAYNEPVVYERHRHRYEFNNQFRQEMENAGFIFSGTSPDGRLVEIVELQDHPWFVAAQFHPELVSRPNRPQPLFRDFVQASITNKESK; from the coding sequence ATGACTAAGTATATTTTTGTAACAGGCGGTGTAGTATCGTCTTTAGGTAAAGGGATTACAGCAGCATCTCTTGGAAGACTTTTAAAAAATCGTGGTTTAAATGTAACCATCCAAAAATTTGACCCATACATTAACGTAGACCCAGGGACAATGAGTCCATATCAACATGGTGAGGTATTCGTAACAGATGATGGTGCGGAAACAGACTTAGACCTTGGTCACTACGAGCGTTTTATCGATATTAATTTAAATAAATACAGCAACGTAACAACTGGTAAAATTTATTCTTCGGTTCTTCAAAAAGAGCGTCGTGGTGAATATTTAGGAGGAACAGTACAAGTTATTCCTCATATTACAAACGAAATTAAAGAGCGTGTATTCCGTGCTGGTCGCGAAACAAATGCGGATGTTGTTATTACAGAAATTGGTGGAACTGTTGGTGATATCGAGTCTCTACCATTCCTAGAAGCAATTCGCCAAATTAAGAGCGACATTGGTCGCGATAACGTAATGTATATTCACTGTACATTAATTCCGTACTTAAAAGCAGCGGGTGAAATGAAAACAAAGCCAACGCAACATAGCGTTAAAGAACTTCGTAGCTTAGGTATTCAGCCAAATATTATCGTTGTTCGTACAGAAATGCCTGTTTCTCAAGATATGAAAGATAAACTTGCATTATTCTGTGATATTGATCCAAAAGCAGTTATTGAAGCTGCAGATGCAGACACATTATATGCAGTTCCATTATCTCTTCAAGAGCAAAATATGGACCAAATCGTTTGCGATCATTTAAAACTAGACAACGCTCCAGCAGATATGACAGAGTGGAAAGCATTAGTTGATAAAGTACGTAACCTGTCTAAGAAAACAAGAATTGCTCTTGTTGGTAAATATGTAGAGCTTCAAGATGCATACATTTCTGTTGTAGAAGCACTTCGCCATGCAGGATACACATTTGATACAGATGTAGAAGTAAAATGGGTAAATGCTGAGCATGTAACAGCAGAAAATGTAAAAGAATTAGTTGGCGACACAGATGGAATCCTTGTACCTGGTGGCTTTGGTGACCGCGGTGTAGAAGGAAAAATCGTTGCAATCCAATATGCACGTGAAAATAAAGTTCCATTCTTAGGAATTTGCTTAGGTATGCAACTTGCATCAATCGAATTTGCACGTAACGTATTAGGATTAGAAGGAGCGAATTCTTCTGAAATCAATCCTGACACGCCTTACGCAATTATCGACTTATTACCAGAACAAAAAGATGTAGAAGACTTAGGTGGTACACTTCGTCTTGGTTTATATCCATGTAAGCTGACTCCAGAAACAAATGCTTACAGAGCTTATAACGAGCCAGTTGTATATGAACGTCACCGTCATCGTTATGAATTCAATAATCAATTCCGTCAAGAGATGGAAAACGCTGGATTTATCTTCTCTGGTACAAGTCCAGATGGCCGTCTAGTAGAAATCGTTGAATTACAAGATCATCCATGGTTTGTGGCTGCACAGTTCCACCCAGAACTTGTATCTCGTCCAAATCGTCCACAACCATTGTTCCGTGATTTCGTACAAGCTTCTATTACAAATAAAGAAAGCAAGTAA
- a CDS encoding class II fructose-bisphosphate aldolase, whose amino-acid sequence MPLVSMKEMLNKALEGKYAVGQFNINNLEWTQAILAAAEEEKSPVILGVSEGAARHMTGFKTVVAMVKALIEEMNITVPVAIHLDHGSSFEKCKEAIDAGFTSVMIDASHHPFEENVETTKKVVEYAHARNVSVEAELGTVGGQEDDVIADGIIYADPEECKHLVEATGIDCLAPALGSVHGPYKGEPNLGFKEMEQVRDLTGVPLVLHGGTGIPTADIKKAISLGTSKINVNTENQIAFTKAVREVLNKDQEVYDPRKFIGPGREAIKATVIGKIREFGSNGKA is encoded by the coding sequence ATGCCTTTAGTTTCCATGAAAGAAATGCTAAACAAAGCACTAGAAGGAAAATACGCAGTTGGTCAATTCAATATTAACAACTTAGAATGGACTCAAGCTATTTTAGCAGCTGCAGAAGAAGAAAAATCTCCTGTAATCCTAGGTGTATCTGAAGGTGCAGCTCGTCATATGACTGGTTTCAAAACAGTTGTAGCTATGGTTAAAGCTTTAATCGAAGAAATGAACATCACTGTTCCTGTAGCGATCCATCTTGATCATGGTTCAAGCTTTGAAAAATGTAAAGAAGCAATTGATGCAGGTTTCACATCTGTAATGATTGACGCTTCTCACCACCCATTTGAAGAAAACGTTGAAACTACTAAAAAAGTAGTAGAATACGCACATGCTCGTAACGTATCTGTAGAAGCTGAACTTGGAACAGTTGGTGGGCAAGAAGACGACGTAATCGCTGATGGCATTATCTATGCTGATCCTGAAGAATGTAAACACCTTGTTGAAGCAACAGGTATCGATTGCCTAGCTCCAGCTTTAGGTTCTGTACACGGTCCTTACAAAGGTGAGCCTAACTTAGGATTTAAAGAAATGGAACAAGTTCGTGACCTAACTGGTGTACCTTTAGTACTTCACGGTGGTACTGGTATCCCAACTGCTGATATCAAAAAAGCTATTTCTTTAGGTACTTCAAAAATCAATGTAAACACTGAAAACCAAATCGCGTTTACAAAAGCTGTTCGTGAAGTATTAAACAAAGACCAAGAAGTTTACGATCCTCGTAAATTTATCGGACCTGGCCGCGAAGCTATCAAAGCAACTGTTATTGGTAAAATTCGTGAATTCGGTTCTAACGGTAAAGCGTAA
- a CDS encoding DUF2529 domain-containing protein, translated as MLKIFSTQLSGYFTRISQKEEMNIEDSARLLAQALVGDGIIYLHGKNEMEGVVAEALYGAEPLPRAKHLIEHGKQAEVTSADRVLLISRFSTDEEVVSIAKKLQEEGHSIVGISAIQEGAESLEHFTDVHIDTRLLKGLIPNDEGNRYGFPSLILSLFAYHGLKFTIDEMIEEYT; from the coding sequence ATGTTAAAGATTTTTTCCACCCAACTTAGCGGTTACTTTACAAGAATTTCTCAAAAAGAAGAGATGAATATAGAAGATAGTGCGCGCTTACTTGCACAAGCATTAGTCGGCGATGGTATCATTTATTTGCATGGTAAAAACGAAATGGAAGGTGTTGTAGCCGAAGCTTTATATGGTGCAGAGCCACTTCCAAGAGCGAAGCACCTCATAGAACATGGAAAGCAAGCAGAAGTCACTTCCGCAGATCGTGTACTCCTCATCAGTCGTTTCTCAACAGATGAAGAAGTTGTTTCCATCGCCAAGAAATTGCAAGAAGAGGGCCACTCTATCGTTGGCATTTCAGCGATTCAAGAAGGCGCTGAATCCCTAGAACACTTTACAGATGTACATATTGATACAAGGTTATTAAAAGGCTTAATTCCAAATGATGAAGGTAACCGTTATGGGTTCCCAAGTTTAATCTTATCCTTATTTGCATATCATGGTTTAAAATTTACAATTGATGAGATGATTGAAGAATATACATGA
- the rho gene encoding transcription termination factor Rho produces MNLSIAALENMKLKELYEHAKEYKISYYSKLTKKELIFAILKARAEKEGFFFMEGVLEIIQSEGFGFLRPINYSPSSEDIYISASQIRRFDLRNGDKVSGKVRPPKENERYFGLLQVEAVNGDDPESAKERVHFPALTPLYPNRQMKLETEPKKLSTRIMDLIAPVGFGQRGLIVAPPKAGKTILLKEIAHSITTNHPEAELIVLLIDERPEEVTDIERSVKGDVVSSTFDEVPENHIKVAELVLERAMRLVEHKKDVVILMDSITRLARAYNLVIPPSGRTLSGGIDPAAFHRPKRFFGAARNIEEGGSLTILATALVDTGSRMDDVIYEEFKGTGNMELHLDRSLAERRIFPAIDIRRSGTRKEDLLIPKEHLDKLWGIRKTMRDTPDFVESFLRKLRQTKTNEEFLQNIVADSKRYVTTK; encoded by the coding sequence ATGAATTTGTCAATTGCAGCATTAGAAAACATGAAATTAAAAGAATTATACGAGCATGCGAAAGAATATAAAATTTCGTATTACAGTAAATTAACAAAGAAAGAGTTAATTTTTGCTATATTAAAAGCTCGTGCAGAAAAAGAAGGCTTCTTTTTCATGGAAGGTGTACTAGAGATTATTCAATCCGAGGGATTTGGATTTTTACGCCCAATTAACTACTCTCCAAGCTCAGAAGATATTTATATTTCAGCTTCGCAAATTCGCCGTTTTGATTTGCGCAACGGGGATAAAGTTTCTGGTAAAGTACGACCACCGAAAGAAAATGAACGCTACTTTGGATTACTACAGGTTGAAGCAGTAAATGGTGATGATCCAGAATCTGCAAAAGAACGTGTACATTTTCCTGCATTAACACCTTTATATCCAAATCGACAGATGAAATTGGAGACGGAACCAAAGAAATTATCTACGCGCATTATGGATTTAATTGCACCAGTTGGGTTTGGACAACGTGGTTTAATTGTTGCGCCTCCAAAAGCTGGTAAAACAATCTTATTAAAGGAAATTGCTCACAGTATCACAACGAATCATCCAGAGGCAGAATTAATTGTGCTTTTAATTGATGAGCGTCCGGAGGAAGTAACGGATATTGAACGATCTGTCAAAGGTGATGTTGTAAGTTCTACATTCGATGAGGTACCTGAGAATCATATTAAAGTTGCCGAACTTGTACTAGAACGTGCAATGCGTCTTGTAGAGCATAAAAAAGACGTTGTTATTTTAATGGACAGTATTACTCGTTTAGCGCGTGCTTATAATCTTGTTATTCCGCCAAGTGGACGTACATTATCAGGTGGTATTGATCCAGCTGCATTCCATAGACCGAAACGATTTTTCGGGGCGGCCCGTAATATCGAAGAGGGCGGTAGTTTAACAATTTTAGCAACAGCGCTTGTGGATACAGGTTCTCGTATGGATGATGTAATTTATGAGGAGTTTAAAGGAACAGGAAATATGGAACTTCATTTAGATCGTTCGTTAGCTGAGCGTCGTATTTTCCCAGCGATTGATATTCGCCGCTCTGGTACACGTAAAGAAGATTTATTAATTCCAAAGGAACATTTAGACAAGCTATGGGGTATTCGTAAAACAATGCGTGATACACCAGACTTTGTTGAAAGTTTCTTACGTAAACTTCGCCAAACGAAAACAAATGAGGAATTTTTACAAAATATTGTTGCAGACTCCAAAAGATATGTAACAACGAAGTAA
- the rpoE gene encoding DNA-directed RNA polymerase subunit delta produces MDFKQYSPEELQEFSMIEVVHSVLEDKKQATSFQDLVQEVAQVLGLSQEQVNARIAQFYTDLNIDGRFINLGENRWGLRTWYPYEQIDEEILPQPKAKKKRKVEEDDDFDDYIEDEDDFNDLDEEDEEDIDDLDEVLDEDDDLDDLDEDDDFGDDELEYDETEEEDEEL; encoded by the coding sequence GTGGATTTTAAGCAATATTCTCCAGAAGAGCTACAAGAATTTTCCATGATTGAAGTTGTACATAGTGTGTTAGAGGACAAAAAACAAGCAACGTCATTCCAGGATTTAGTTCAAGAAGTTGCTCAAGTACTTGGATTATCTCAAGAGCAAGTGAATGCGCGAATTGCACAATTTTATACAGATTTAAATATCGATGGACGTTTCATCAATTTAGGAGAAAATCGTTGGGGCCTTCGCACTTGGTATCCATATGAACAAATTGATGAAGAAATCTTACCTCAACCTAAAGCTAAGAAGAAACGTAAAGTTGAAGAAGATGACGACTTTGATGATTACATTGAAGACGAGGATGACTTCAACGATTTAGATGAAGAAGATGAGGAAGACATCGATGATTTAGACGAGGTTCTTGATGAAGACGATGATCTTGATGATTTAGATGAAGACGATGATTTTGGTGATGACGAACTTGAGTATGATGAAACTGAAGAGGAAGATGAAGAGCTGTAG
- the spo0F gene encoding sporulation initiation phosphotransferase Spo0F: MEGKILIVDDQYGIRVLLHEVFQKEGYQTFQAANGFQALDIVKKDNPDLVILDMKIPGMDGIEILKHVKEINADIKVILMTAYGELDMIQEAKDLGALMHFAKPFDIDEIRQAVRNEIAVES, from the coding sequence ATGGAAGGGAAAATTTTAATCGTTGATGATCAATATGGCATTCGCGTGTTATTGCACGAAGTGTTTCAAAAAGAAGGTTATCAAACGTTCCAAGCTGCAAATGGATTTCAAGCTTTAGATATTGTAAAAAAAGATAATCCGGATTTAGTAATATTAGATATGAAAATCCCAGGGATGGATGGTATAGAGATTTTAAAGCATGTTAAAGAAATCAATGCAGATATTAAAGTGATTTTAATGACGGCTTATGGAGAGCTAGATATGATTCAAGAAGCGAAAGATCTAGGTGCTTTAATGCATTTTGCAAAACCATTTGATATCGATGAAATTCGTCAAGCTGTGAGAAATGAAATCGCTGTAGAATCATAA
- the prfA gene encoding peptide chain release factor 1, with translation MLDRLQAVEDRYEKLNELLSDPAVINDSNKLREYSKEQSDIQETVEVYREYKDVREQLQDAKAMLEDKLDAEMREMVKEEVSDLEVQEKELSDRLKILLVPKDPNDDKNVIVEIRGAAGGDEAALFAGDLYRMYSRYAEMQGWKTDIIEASYTELGGYKEIIFMINGKGAYAKLKFENGAHRVQRVPETESGGRIHTSTATVAVLPEAEEVEIDIHEKDIRVDTFASSGPGGQSVNTTMSAVRLTHLPTGVVVSCQDEKSQIKNKEKAMKVLRARIYDKFRQEAQAEYDQNRKQAVGTGDRSERIRTYNFPQNRVTDHRIGLTIQKLDQILQGKLDDFINALVMEDQAKKMEAAE, from the coding sequence GTGTTAGATCGTTTGCAAGCTGTAGAGGATCGTTATGAGAAGTTAAATGAGTTATTAAGTGACCCAGCGGTTATTAATGATTCTAATAAGCTTCGTGAGTATTCAAAGGAACAATCTGATATTCAAGAAACGGTAGAGGTGTATCGTGAGTATAAAGATGTTCGTGAGCAATTGCAAGATGCGAAAGCGATGTTAGAAGATAAATTAGATGCTGAGATGCGTGAAATGGTAAAGGAAGAAGTTTCAGATTTAGAGGTACAGGAGAAGGAATTATCAGATCGTTTGAAAATTTTACTTGTACCAAAAGATCCGAATGATGATAAGAACGTTATTGTTGAAATTCGCGGTGCAGCTGGTGGTGATGAGGCAGCTTTATTTGCTGGCGATTTATATCGTATGTATAGTCGTTATGCTGAGATGCAAGGATGGAAAACAGACATTATCGAAGCAAGTTACACAGAATTAGGTGGATATAAAGAGATTATCTTTATGATTAACGGTAAAGGCGCATATGCGAAGTTGAAATTCGAAAACGGTGCGCATCGTGTACAACGTGTTCCAGAAACGGAATCTGGTGGACGCATTCACACATCTACAGCAACAGTAGCTGTATTACCAGAAGCGGAAGAAGTAGAAATCGATATTCATGAAAAGGATATTCGTGTGGATACATTTGCTTCTAGTGGTCCTGGTGGACAAAGTGTTAATACAACAATGTCAGCGGTACGCTTAACTCACTTACCAACTGGTGTAGTTGTATCTTGTCAGGATGAAAAGTCACAAATTAAGAACAAAGAAAAGGCAATGAAAGTATTACGTGCGCGTATTTATGATAAATTTAGGCAAGAAGCGCAAGCTGAGTATGATCAAAACCGTAAACAAGCTGTTGGTACGGGGGATCGTTCTGAGCGTATTCGTACGTATAACTTCCCGCAAAACCGTGTTACAGACCATCGAATCGGCTTAACGATTCAAAAGCTAGATCAAATTTTACAAGGTAAGTTAGATGATTTCATCAACGCGCTAGTAATGGAAGATCAGGCGAAGAAGATGGAGGCCGCTGAGTAA
- a CDS encoding TetR/AcrR family transcriptional regulator, giving the protein MVKHNVQASVKDEKLVALRREQMIKGAVQLFKQKGFPRTTTREIAKAAGFSIGTLYEYIRTKDDVLYLVCDSIYEHVKERLEEVVCTEKGSVESLRKAITNYFKVMDELQEEVLIMYQEVRFLPKESLPYVLEKEFQMVGMFEKILEHCTENGTFTLTKKEIQLLAHNIFIQGQMWGFRRWALQKMYTLEEYTEMQIRYVLHGAHMLPK; this is encoded by the coding sequence ATGGTTAAGCATAACGTGCAGGCATCAGTAAAAGATGAGAAATTAGTTGCACTAAGACGTGAACAAATGATTAAAGGAGCTGTACAGCTCTTTAAGCAAAAAGGGTTTCCGCGTACGACGACGAGAGAGATTGCGAAAGCGGCGGGATTTAGCATTGGTACATTGTATGAATATATTCGTACAAAAGATGATGTTTTATATTTAGTTTGTGATAGTATTTACGAACATGTAAAAGAACGGTTGGAAGAAGTCGTTTGCACAGAGAAGGGTAGCGTCGAAAGTTTAAGAAAAGCGATAACAAATTATTTTAAAGTGATGGATGAATTACAAGAAGAAGTATTGATTATGTATCAAGAAGTTCGCTTTTTACCAAAGGAATCTTTGCCATATGTATTAGAAAAAGAGTTTCAAATGGTGGGGATGTTTGAAAAGATTTTAGAGCATTGTACAGAAAATGGAACATTCACATTAACAAAAAAGGAAATTCAATTGCTTGCTCATAATATTTTTATTCAAGGGCAAATGTGGGGATTTAGACGTTGGGCGCTGCAAAAAATGTATACACTAGAAGAGTATACAGAAATGCAAATTAGATATGTATTGCACGGAGCGCATATGCTTCCGAAATAG
- a CDS encoding type B 50S ribosomal protein L31, giving the protein MKAGIHPDYKKVVFMDTNTGFKFLSGSTKGSSETIEWEDGNTYPLIKVEISSDSHPFYTGRQKFATADGRVDRFNKKYGLK; this is encoded by the coding sequence ATGAAAGCAGGAATCCATCCAGATTACAAGAAAGTTGTATTTATGGATACAAACACAGGCTTCAAATTCTTAAGCGGATCTACTAAAGGTTCTAGCGAAACAATCGAATGGGAAGATGGAAACACTTATCCATTAATTAAAGTTGAGATCAGTTCTGATTCTCACCCATTCTACACTGGACGTCAGAAGTTTGCTACTGCAGACGGACGTGTTGACCGCTTCAATAAGAAATACGGTCTTAAGTAA
- a CDS encoding thymidine kinase produces the protein MYLINQNGWIEVICGSMFSGKSEELIRRVRRTQFAKQNAIVFKPCIDNRYSEEDVVSHNGMKVKAVPVSASKDIFKYVTEDMNVIAIDEVQFFDEDIVEVVQILANRGYRVIVAGLDQDFRGLPFGQVPQLMAIAEYVTKLQAVCSVCGSPASRTQRLINDEPAAFDDPIILVGASESYEPRCRHCHAVPTKQR, from the coding sequence ATGTACTTAATAAATCAAAATGGTTGGATTGAAGTGATTTGCGGGAGTATGTTTTCTGGAAAATCAGAAGAGCTCATCCGCCGTGTACGTCGTACGCAATTTGCGAAGCAGAATGCGATTGTTTTTAAACCTTGTATTGATAATCGTTATAGTGAAGAAGATGTTGTTTCACATAATGGCATGAAGGTGAAAGCAGTTCCTGTATCAGCTTCGAAAGATATATTTAAATATGTGACAGAAGATATGAATGTGATTGCAATCGACGAGGTGCAATTTTTTGATGAGGACATTGTGGAAGTGGTGCAAATTTTGGCAAATCGAGGCTATCGCGTGATTGTGGCCGGTTTAGACCAAGATTTCCGTGGTCTACCATTTGGACAAGTTCCTCAGCTAATGGCGATTGCTGAATATGTAACAAAATTACAAGCGGTTTGTTCCGTATGTGGTTCTCCAGCTAGTCGTACACAACGCTTAATTAATGATGAACCAGCTGCGTTTGATGACCCAATTATTTTAGTGGGTGCTTCAGAATCGTATGAACCGCGTTGCCGTCATTGTCATGCGGTGCCTACAAAGCAAAGATAA
- the glpX gene encoding class II fructose-bisphosphatase, translating into MERSLSMELVRVTEAAALSSARWMGRGKKDEADGAATSAMRDVFDTIPMKGTVVIGEGEMDEAPMLYIGEKLGTGYGPRVDVAVDPLEGTNIVAAGGWNALAVIAIADHGNLLHAPDMYMDKIAVGPEAVGAVDINAPIIDNLHAVAKAKNKDIEDVVATVLNRPRHQEIIEEIRKAGARIKLINDGDVAGAINTAFDRTGVDILFGSGGAPEGVLAAVALKCLGGEIQGKLLPQNETELARCKKMGIGDINRVLRMEDLVKGDDAIFAATGVTDGELLRGVQFKGSVGTTQSLVMRAKSGTVRFVDGRHSLNKKPNLVIK; encoded by the coding sequence GTGGAAAGAAGTTTATCTATGGAGTTAGTGCGTGTAACAGAGGCTGCAGCATTATCATCAGCACGTTGGATGGGACGTGGGAAGAAAGATGAGGCAGATGGAGCAGCAACATCTGCAATGCGTGATGTATTCGATACAATTCCAATGAAAGGTACAGTTGTAATTGGTGAAGGGGAAATGGATGAAGCACCAATGCTGTACATTGGAGAAAAATTAGGAACCGGATATGGTCCTCGTGTTGATGTTGCAGTTGACCCATTAGAAGGGACAAACATTGTAGCAGCTGGAGGATGGAATGCTCTTGCTGTTATTGCGATAGCCGATCACGGTAACCTGTTACATGCCCCTGACATGTACATGGATAAAATTGCAGTTGGACCTGAAGCGGTTGGTGCAGTTGATATTAATGCTCCTATTATTGATAATTTACATGCCGTAGCAAAGGCAAAAAATAAAGATATTGAAGATGTGGTAGCAACAGTGCTTAACAGACCACGTCATCAAGAGATTATTGAAGAAATTCGTAAAGCAGGTGCTCGTATTAAATTGATTAATGATGGTGATGTTGCTGGAGCGATTAATACTGCATTTGATCGTACAGGTGTAGATATTTTATTCGGTTCTGGCGGTGCGCCTGAGGGAGTACTTGCGGCAGTTGCATTAAAATGTCTAGGTGGCGAGATTCAAGGGAAATTACTTCCGCAAAATGAAACTGAATTAGCTCGCTGTAAAAAAATGGGCATTGGAGATATAAACCGTGTTCTTCGCATGGAAGATTTGGTTAAAGGTGATGATGCAATCTTTGCAGCAACAGGTGTAACAGATGGAGAATTATTGCGCGGGGTTCAATTCAAAGGTAGCGTCGGCACAACACAATCCCTCGTTATGCGTGCGAAATCTGGAACCGTTCGCTTCGTTGACGGGCGCCACAGTCTAAACAAAAAACCAAACCTAGTTATCAAATAA